The Clostridia bacterium genomic interval CCTCGGCGCCTATCCCTGCAAGGTCAAGGAAGGCACGACGCTTTATTCCTGCTACGAAGAGCCCCTTATCAAGGAGCGCCATCGCCACAGATACGAATTCAATAACGAGTATAAGGAAGCGTTCGAGCGCGCCGGACTCACCGTCAGCGGGACTTCGCCTTCGGGGCATATCGTGGAAACGGTGGAGCTTTCGGATCGCGATTTCTTCGTCGGCGTGCAGTTTCATCCCGAATTCAAATCCCGCCCGAACAAACCGCATCCTCTTTTCGTTCGATTCGTTCAAGCGTCCGCCGATAAGAAACGCGCATAGAGGATTATTATCGGAAAGGGTATCTTATGAAAAACGTTCCCAACAAAAAGATCATTACGGAAGACGGTCGGGAGTTTTACGGTTACGCTTTCGGCGCGGATTCCGACCGCATTCTCGAACTCGTCTTCAACACGTCGCCCGTCGGCTATCAAGAGATCCTGTCCGACCCGTCCTACACCGATCAAGCCGTCGTTATGACCTATCCTTTGATCGGGAATTACGGGATGGCGGAGGACGACTACGAGACCGACGTTCCTTCGATCGGCGCTTTGATTGTTCGCGAGTATAACGACGAACCTTCGAATTTCCGCGCGAAAGAAACGCTCGGCGCGGTCATGCGCCGTTTCGGCATTCCGGGGGTCTTCGGCTTGGATACGAGGATGCTGACGCGATCCATTCGCGACCTCGGAAGCCGCAAGGTCCTCTTGACGGGGGCGAACACACCCCTCGCGGAAGGTCTCGAACGTCTGAAAACGTATTCCGCGCCCCGCGACGCGGTCTCACGCGTTTCCTCGAAAAAAGCGTGGGAGATCTCCGCGGATCCCGCTCGCCGCCACGTCGTCGCGATCGATTGCGGAATGAAGAAAAACATCGTTCGTTCCCTCGTAAAACGGGGGTGCCGCGTAACGGTCGTGCCTTGGGATACTTCGGCGGAGGAGATCCGAGCGCTTTCTCCGGACGGGGTCTTCCTCTCCAACGGTCCCGGCGATCCGACCGACGTCCCGCAAACCATTCAAACGGTACGCGCGCTTCTCGGTAAATACCCGATCTTCGGGATCTGTCTCGGGCATCAGATCCTGTCGCTG includes:
- the carA gene encoding glutamine-hydrolyzing carbamoyl-phosphate synthase small subunit, which produces MKNVPNKKIITEDGREFYGYAFGADSDRILELVFNTSPVGYQEILSDPSYTDQAVVMTYPLIGNYGMAEDDYETDVPSIGALIVREYNDEPSNFRAKETLGAVMRRFGIPGVFGLDTRMLTRSIRDLGSRKVLLTGANTPLAEGLERLKTYSAPRDAVSRVSSKKAWEISADPARRHVVAIDCGMKKNIVRSLVKRGCRVTVVPWDTSAEEIRALSPDGVFLSNGPGDPTDVPQTIQTVRALLGKYPIFGICLGHQILSLAYGAKTYKLKFGHRGGNHPVKDLSTGRIEITSQNHSYAVDPGSLIGTPLSVTHLNLLDETVEGVACVKDRAFGVQYHPESAPGPQDSAHLFDRFLAFMEDRPHA